The Mangifera indica cultivar Alphonso chromosome 8, CATAS_Mindica_2.1, whole genome shotgun sequence genome has a window encoding:
- the LOC123223545 gene encoding uncharacterized protein LOC123223545 isoform X2 — translation MVETRSSSSSAKRALPSSQTVSPPSNKRSKASEASSSTNDVSARPPPPTETTKYGYESRDPERRSSDPQNADFTKTLVANKRDDVDMEADALVSPLTPGENVVDEQKSKSVGVVFNSGRVKKRPTKLAKVASKIPWARLISQYSQCLHSMQNRHVDMYGSVFTVGQNRQCDLYLNDPSVSKSLCRLRRIENGGSTGAKLEITGGKGVVEVNGNHHHKDSTVILRGGDEVVFSVSGKHSYIFQQLDDENLAAPGIPSSLSILEAQSAPLNSIHVEARSGDPSAVAGASILASLSSFKKDLSLLPPPAKTAEDVQNTEICSLPSVCDGSDDPDVELKDTTSNNDLSSRGKTVNPTSDAANENPNLDSIELDSCVDAEIGKIPEPTTYEIRPLLQMIAGSSSPDFDISGSLSRILDDQRELRELFKESGRSMVLMSSRRQAFKDSLQEGILSPDNIDVSFENFPYYLCDTTKNVLIASTYIHLKCDKFVKYAADLPTMCPRILLSGPAGSEIYQETLAKALAKHFGARLLIVDSLLLPGGVLAKETDFVKESLRPERASVFAKRAALVHKKPTSSVEADITGGSALSSQALPKPEASTASSKNYTFKKGDRVRFVGNLPSGTSPMQPNLRGPTVGLKGRVVLPFEENDSSKIGVRFDKTVIDGNNLGGFCEDHYGFFCPASSLRLDPCVGDDVDKLAINELFEVARNENKSGPLILFVKDMEKSMVGNSDAYSVLKGNLENLPSNIVVIGSHAQMDNRKEKSHPGGLLFTKFGSNQTALLDLAFPDNFSRLHDRSKETPKAAKQVSRLLPNKVIIQLPQDEALLTDWKQQLERDIETLKVQSNIVSIRSVLARNGLDCPDLETLCIKDQNLTTESVEKLVGWALSYHFMHCSEAPEKDAKLKISTESIKYGLTILQGIQSESKSLKKSLKDVVTENEFEKKLLADVIPPSDIGVTFDDIGALESVKDTLKELVMLPLQRPELFCKGQLTKPCKGILLFGPPGTGKTMLAKAVATEAGANFINISMSSITSKWFGEGEKYVKAVFSLASKIAPSVVFVDEVDSMLGRRENPGEHEAMRKMKNEFMVNWDGLRTKDKERVLVLAATNRPFDLDEAVVRRLPRRLMVNLPDAPNREKILKVILAKEELAPDVDLEAVANMTDGYSGSDLKNLCVTAAHCPIREILEKEKKERALALAENRPSPALYNSADVRPLKMEDFRYAHEQVCASVSSESTNMNELLQWNDMYGEGGSRKKKSLSYFM, via the exons ATGGTCGAAACCAGAAGTAGTTCTTCTTCTGCCAAACGCGCCCTTCCTTCTTCTCAAACAGTGTCACCTCCTTCTAATAAGCGGTCCAAG GCGAGTGAGGCATCGTCATCGACGAACGATGTATCTGCACGACCGCCGCCACCGACTGAAACCACAAAGTATGGTTATGAATCTCGAGACCCTGAGCGCCGATCCTCTGATCCACAGAACGCTGATTTTACCAAGACCCTTGTCGCCAACAAACGGGATGATGTTGACATGGAAGCCGATGCCTTGGTGTCTCCGCTGACTCCAG GTGAAAACGTGGTGGACGAACAGAAATCCAAGTCTGTTGGCGTAGTTTTTAACAGTGGGCGTGTGAAGAAGCGCCCAACAAAATTAGCGAAAGTGGCTTCCAAAATTCCTTGGGCGAGACTTATTTCACAGTATTCACAG TGTTTGCATTCGATGCAGAATCGTCATGTGGACATGTATGGTTCTGTTTTTACTGTTGGTCAGAATCGTCAATGTGATTTATATCTTAATGACCCATCTGTTAGCAAAAGCTTGTGTAGACTGAGGCGCATAGAG AATGGAGGTTCAACTGGTGCCAAACTAGAAATTACAGGAGGCAAAGGTGTTGTTGAAGTGAATGGCAATCATCACCATAAAGATTCTACTGTAATTTTAAGAGGAGGTGATGAAGTGGTTTTTAGTGTTTCTGGAAAACATTCTTAT ATATTTCAGCAGCTTGATGATGAAAATTTAGCTGCACCTGGCATACCTTCTTCACTGAGCATTTTGGAGGCACAAAGTGCTCCACTGAATTCGATTCATGTAGAGGCAAGATCAGGAGATCCCTCAGCTGTTGCAGGAGCATCAATATTAGCATCTTTGTCGAGCTTCAAGAAAGATTTGTCGCTTCTTCCACCGCCTGCTAAAACTGCCGAGGATGTGCAAAATACTGAGATATGTTCACTACCTTCTGTCTGTGATGGATCAGATGACCCTGATGTTGAATTGAAAGATACTACAAGTAATAACGATCTTTCTTCGAGGGGGAAGACTGTTAATCCAACATCTGATGCTGCAAATGAAAATCCGAACCTTGATAGCATTGAACTTGATTCATGTGTAGATGCTGAAATTGGGAAGATCCCTGAGCCTACAACTTATGAAATAAGGCCACTCCTGCAGATGATTGCTGGATCCTCATCTCCTGACTTTGATATTAGTGGTAGTCTTTCCAGAATTCTTGATGACCAAAGGGAGCTTAGAGAACTCTTTAAGGAATCTGGACGTTCAATGGTTCTGATGTCTTCAAGACGGCAAGCATTTAAGGATAGTTTACAGGAAGGAATTCTGAGTCCCGATAATATAGATGTGTCATTCGAGAATTTCCCGTATTATTTATG TGATACAACAAAGAATGTTCTGATAGCATCAACATACATTCATTTGAAGTGTGATAAATTTGTGAAGTATGCAGCAGATCTTCCTACCATGTGTCCTCGCATATTGTTATCTGGTCCCGCAG GTTCGGAAATATATCAGGAGACTTTGGCCAAGGCACTTGCGAAGCACTTTGGTGCTAGGTTGCTTATTGTTGATTCTCTTCTCTTGCCTGGT GGGGTGTTGGCAAAAGAAACTGATTTTGTGAAAGAAAGTTTGAGGCCTGAAAGAGCATCTGTATTTGCTAAAAGAGCTGCTCTTGTGCACAAGAAACCAACTTCTAGTGTGGAGGCGGATATTACCGGTGGGTCTGCATTAAGCTCACAGGCACTGCCAAAGCCAGAGGCATCGACTGCATCATCCAAAAATTACACTTTCAAAAAAG gTGATAGAGTGAGGTTTGTGGGTAATCTACCTTCTGGAACTTCTCCTATGCAACCTAATTTAAG GGGGCCAACTGTTGGGCTTAAAGGAAGAGTAGTCCTTCCTTTTGAAGAAAATGATTCTTCAAAGATTGGTGTTAGGTTTGATAAAACGGTCATAGATGGCAATAATCTAGGTGGCTTTTGTGAAGATCATTACGGTTTCTTTTGCCCAG CTAGTTCACTTCGCTTGGATCCTTGTGTAGGTGATGATGTTGACAAGCTTGCAATTAATGAACTTTTTGAG GTTGcaagaaatgaaaacaaaagtgGCCCCCTAATATTGTTTGTGAAAGACATGGAGAAGTCTATGGTGGGGAACAGTGATGCATATAGTGTATTAAAGGGTAACCTTGAAAATTTACCCAGCAATATTGTTGTGATTGGATCCCATGCCCAAATGGACAATCGCAAGGAGAAG TCTCATCCAGGTGGCCTCTTATTTACGAAATTTGGAAGCAATCAAACAGCTTTACTTGACCTTGCTTTTCCG GATAACTTTAGTAGACTGCATGATAGGAGTAAAGAGACCCCCAAAGCAGCAAAGCAAGTTTCTCGTCTTCTTCCAAACAAAGTGATTATTCAACTGCCTCAG GATGAAGCTTTACTTACGGACTGGAAGCAGCAGTTGGAGCGTGATATTGAAACTCTAAAAGTGCAGTCAAACATTGTTAGCATACGTTCA GTCCTTGCCCGAAATGGTTTGGATTGCCCTGATCTTGAGACTCTGTGCATTAAAGATCAAAACCTTACAACTGAAA GTGTGGAGAAGTTAGTTGGCTGGGCTTTAAGCTaccattttatgcattgttcagaAGCTCCTGAAAAAGATGCCAAACTTAAGATATCTACTGAAAG CATTAAGTATGGGCTGACCATTCTGCAGGGCATTCAAAGTGAAAGCAAAAGCTTAAAAAAGTCTCTGAAg GATGTAGTTACTGAGAATGAATTTGAGAAGAAACTCCTTGCTGATGTTATCCCCCCCAGTGATATTGGGGTTACTTTTGATGACATTGGTGCCTTGGAAAGTGTGAAAGATACCTTAAAGGAATTGGTGATGCTTCCTCTTCAAAGGCCTGAGCTGTTTTGCAAAGGACAGCTGACAAAG CCTTGCAAGGGGATTTTGCTGTTTGGGCCTCCTGGCACTGGGAAAACAATGCTTGCAAAGGCAGTTGCAACTGAAGCCGGTGCCAACTTTATCAACATATCTATGTCAAGCATTACCTCAAag TGGTTTGGTGAAGGAGAGAAGTATGTTAAAGCTGTCTTCTCTTTGGCAAGTAAAATTGCTCCTagtgttgtttttgttgatgaG GTTGATAGCATGTTAGGAAGACGGGAAAATCCAGGAGAGCATGAGGCTATGCGTAAAATGAAGAATGAATTCATGGTAAATTGGGATGGTCTACGTACAAAGGATAAAGAACGTGTGTTGGTACTTGCTGCTACCAATAGGCCTTTTGACCTTGATGAGGCTGTGGTTAGGAGGCTTCCCAGGAG ATTGATGGTTAACTTGCCGGATGCCCCAAAcagagagaaaatattaaaagttattttagCCAAAGAGGAATTGGCACCGGATGTTGATTTGGAAGCAGTTGCAAATATGACTGATGGGTACTCTGGTAGTGATCTAAAG AACCTTTGTGTGACTGCTGCTCACTGCCCCATAAGAGAAATtttggagaaagaaaagaag GAGAGAGCTTTAGCATTGGCTGAGAATAGACCTTCACCTGCATTGTATAACAGTGCTGATGTTCGTCCTCTGAAGATGGAGGATTTTAGATATGCACATGAGCAG GTATGTGCCAGTGTATCATCAGAGTCTACTAATATGAATGAGCTCCTTCAGTGGAATGACATGTATGGAGAAGGCGGatcaagaaagaagaaatcacTAAGCTATTTCATGTAG
- the LOC123223545 gene encoding uncharacterized protein LOC123223545 isoform X3, producing the protein MVETRSSSSSAKRALPSSQTVSPPSNKRSKASEASSSTNDVSARPPPPTETTKYGYESRDPERRSSDPQNADFTKTLVANKRDDVDMEADALVSPLTPGVLGENVVDEQKSKSVGVVFNSGRVKKRPTKLAKVASKIPWARLISQYSQNRHVDMYGSVFTVGQNRQCDLYLNDPSVSKSLCRLRRIENGGSTGAKLEITGGKGVVEVNGNHHHKDSTVILRGGDEVVFSVSGKHSYIFQQLDDENLAAPGIPSSLSILEAQSAPLNSIHVEARSGDPSAVAGASILASLSSFKKDLSLLPPPAKTAEDVQNTEICSLPSVCDGSDDPDVELKDTTSNNDLSSRGKTVNPTSDAANENPNLDSIELDSCVDAEIGKIPEPTTYEIRPLLQMIAGSSSPDFDISGSLSRILDDQRELRELFKESGRSMVLMSSRRQAFKDSLQEGILSPDNIDVSFENFPYYLCDTTKNVLIASTYIHLKCDKFVKYAADLPTMCPRILLSGPAGSEIYQETLAKALAKHFGARLLIVDSLLLPGGVLAKETDFVKESLRPERASVFAKRAALVHKKPTSSVEADITGGSALSSQALPKPEASTASSKNYTFKKGDRVRFVGNLPSGTSPMQPNLRGPTVGLKGRVVLPFEENDSSKIGVRFDKTVIDGNNLGGFCEDHYGFFCPASSLRLDPCVGDDVDKLAINELFEVARNENKSGPLILFVKDMEKSMVGNSDAYSVLKGNLENLPSNIVVIGSHAQMDNRKEKSHPGGLLFTKFGSNQTALLDLAFPDNFSRLHDRSKETPKAAKQVSRLLPNKVIIQLPQDEALLTDWKQQLERDIETLKVQSNIVSIRSVLARNGLDCPDLETLCIKDQNLTTESVEKLVGWALSYHFMHCSEAPEKDAKLKISTESIKYGLTILQGIQSESKSLKKSLKDVVTENEFEKKLLADVIPPSDIGVTFDDIGALESVKDTLKELVMLPLQRPELFCKGQLTKPCKGILLFGPPGTGKTMLAKAVATEAGANFINISMSSITSKWFGEGEKYVKAVFSLASKIAPSVVFVDEVDSMLGRRENPGEHEAMRKMKNEFMVNWDGLRTKDKERVLVLAATNRPFDLDEAVVRRLPRRLMVNLPDAPNREKILKVILAKEELAPDVDLEAVANMTDGYSGSDLKNLCVTAAHCPIREILEKEKKERALALAENRPSPALYNSADVRPLKMEDFRYAHEQVCASVSSESTNMNELLQWNDMYGEGGSRKKKSLSYFM; encoded by the exons ATGGTCGAAACCAGAAGTAGTTCTTCTTCTGCCAAACGCGCCCTTCCTTCTTCTCAAACAGTGTCACCTCCTTCTAATAAGCGGTCCAAG GCGAGTGAGGCATCGTCATCGACGAACGATGTATCTGCACGACCGCCGCCACCGACTGAAACCACAAAGTATGGTTATGAATCTCGAGACCCTGAGCGCCGATCCTCTGATCCACAGAACGCTGATTTTACCAAGACCCTTGTCGCCAACAAACGGGATGATGTTGACATGGAAGCCGATGCCTTGGTGTCTCCGCTGACTCCAG gGGTTTTAGGTGAAAACGTGGTGGACGAACAGAAATCCAAGTCTGTTGGCGTAGTTTTTAACAGTGGGCGTGTGAAGAAGCGCCCAACAAAATTAGCGAAAGTGGCTTCCAAAATTCCTTGGGCGAGACTTATTTCACAGTATTCACAG AATCGTCATGTGGACATGTATGGTTCTGTTTTTACTGTTGGTCAGAATCGTCAATGTGATTTATATCTTAATGACCCATCTGTTAGCAAAAGCTTGTGTAGACTGAGGCGCATAGAG AATGGAGGTTCAACTGGTGCCAAACTAGAAATTACAGGAGGCAAAGGTGTTGTTGAAGTGAATGGCAATCATCACCATAAAGATTCTACTGTAATTTTAAGAGGAGGTGATGAAGTGGTTTTTAGTGTTTCTGGAAAACATTCTTAT ATATTTCAGCAGCTTGATGATGAAAATTTAGCTGCACCTGGCATACCTTCTTCACTGAGCATTTTGGAGGCACAAAGTGCTCCACTGAATTCGATTCATGTAGAGGCAAGATCAGGAGATCCCTCAGCTGTTGCAGGAGCATCAATATTAGCATCTTTGTCGAGCTTCAAGAAAGATTTGTCGCTTCTTCCACCGCCTGCTAAAACTGCCGAGGATGTGCAAAATACTGAGATATGTTCACTACCTTCTGTCTGTGATGGATCAGATGACCCTGATGTTGAATTGAAAGATACTACAAGTAATAACGATCTTTCTTCGAGGGGGAAGACTGTTAATCCAACATCTGATGCTGCAAATGAAAATCCGAACCTTGATAGCATTGAACTTGATTCATGTGTAGATGCTGAAATTGGGAAGATCCCTGAGCCTACAACTTATGAAATAAGGCCACTCCTGCAGATGATTGCTGGATCCTCATCTCCTGACTTTGATATTAGTGGTAGTCTTTCCAGAATTCTTGATGACCAAAGGGAGCTTAGAGAACTCTTTAAGGAATCTGGACGTTCAATGGTTCTGATGTCTTCAAGACGGCAAGCATTTAAGGATAGTTTACAGGAAGGAATTCTGAGTCCCGATAATATAGATGTGTCATTCGAGAATTTCCCGTATTATTTATG TGATACAACAAAGAATGTTCTGATAGCATCAACATACATTCATTTGAAGTGTGATAAATTTGTGAAGTATGCAGCAGATCTTCCTACCATGTGTCCTCGCATATTGTTATCTGGTCCCGCAG GTTCGGAAATATATCAGGAGACTTTGGCCAAGGCACTTGCGAAGCACTTTGGTGCTAGGTTGCTTATTGTTGATTCTCTTCTCTTGCCTGGT GGGGTGTTGGCAAAAGAAACTGATTTTGTGAAAGAAAGTTTGAGGCCTGAAAGAGCATCTGTATTTGCTAAAAGAGCTGCTCTTGTGCACAAGAAACCAACTTCTAGTGTGGAGGCGGATATTACCGGTGGGTCTGCATTAAGCTCACAGGCACTGCCAAAGCCAGAGGCATCGACTGCATCATCCAAAAATTACACTTTCAAAAAAG gTGATAGAGTGAGGTTTGTGGGTAATCTACCTTCTGGAACTTCTCCTATGCAACCTAATTTAAG GGGGCCAACTGTTGGGCTTAAAGGAAGAGTAGTCCTTCCTTTTGAAGAAAATGATTCTTCAAAGATTGGTGTTAGGTTTGATAAAACGGTCATAGATGGCAATAATCTAGGTGGCTTTTGTGAAGATCATTACGGTTTCTTTTGCCCAG CTAGTTCACTTCGCTTGGATCCTTGTGTAGGTGATGATGTTGACAAGCTTGCAATTAATGAACTTTTTGAG GTTGcaagaaatgaaaacaaaagtgGCCCCCTAATATTGTTTGTGAAAGACATGGAGAAGTCTATGGTGGGGAACAGTGATGCATATAGTGTATTAAAGGGTAACCTTGAAAATTTACCCAGCAATATTGTTGTGATTGGATCCCATGCCCAAATGGACAATCGCAAGGAGAAG TCTCATCCAGGTGGCCTCTTATTTACGAAATTTGGAAGCAATCAAACAGCTTTACTTGACCTTGCTTTTCCG GATAACTTTAGTAGACTGCATGATAGGAGTAAAGAGACCCCCAAAGCAGCAAAGCAAGTTTCTCGTCTTCTTCCAAACAAAGTGATTATTCAACTGCCTCAG GATGAAGCTTTACTTACGGACTGGAAGCAGCAGTTGGAGCGTGATATTGAAACTCTAAAAGTGCAGTCAAACATTGTTAGCATACGTTCA GTCCTTGCCCGAAATGGTTTGGATTGCCCTGATCTTGAGACTCTGTGCATTAAAGATCAAAACCTTACAACTGAAA GTGTGGAGAAGTTAGTTGGCTGGGCTTTAAGCTaccattttatgcattgttcagaAGCTCCTGAAAAAGATGCCAAACTTAAGATATCTACTGAAAG CATTAAGTATGGGCTGACCATTCTGCAGGGCATTCAAAGTGAAAGCAAAAGCTTAAAAAAGTCTCTGAAg GATGTAGTTACTGAGAATGAATTTGAGAAGAAACTCCTTGCTGATGTTATCCCCCCCAGTGATATTGGGGTTACTTTTGATGACATTGGTGCCTTGGAAAGTGTGAAAGATACCTTAAAGGAATTGGTGATGCTTCCTCTTCAAAGGCCTGAGCTGTTTTGCAAAGGACAGCTGACAAAG CCTTGCAAGGGGATTTTGCTGTTTGGGCCTCCTGGCACTGGGAAAACAATGCTTGCAAAGGCAGTTGCAACTGAAGCCGGTGCCAACTTTATCAACATATCTATGTCAAGCATTACCTCAAag TGGTTTGGTGAAGGAGAGAAGTATGTTAAAGCTGTCTTCTCTTTGGCAAGTAAAATTGCTCCTagtgttgtttttgttgatgaG GTTGATAGCATGTTAGGAAGACGGGAAAATCCAGGAGAGCATGAGGCTATGCGTAAAATGAAGAATGAATTCATGGTAAATTGGGATGGTCTACGTACAAAGGATAAAGAACGTGTGTTGGTACTTGCTGCTACCAATAGGCCTTTTGACCTTGATGAGGCTGTGGTTAGGAGGCTTCCCAGGAG ATTGATGGTTAACTTGCCGGATGCCCCAAAcagagagaaaatattaaaagttattttagCCAAAGAGGAATTGGCACCGGATGTTGATTTGGAAGCAGTTGCAAATATGACTGATGGGTACTCTGGTAGTGATCTAAAG AACCTTTGTGTGACTGCTGCTCACTGCCCCATAAGAGAAATtttggagaaagaaaagaag GAGAGAGCTTTAGCATTGGCTGAGAATAGACCTTCACCTGCATTGTATAACAGTGCTGATGTTCGTCCTCTGAAGATGGAGGATTTTAGATATGCACATGAGCAG GTATGTGCCAGTGTATCATCAGAGTCTACTAATATGAATGAGCTCCTTCAGTGGAATGACATGTATGGAGAAGGCGGatcaagaaagaagaaatcacTAAGCTATTTCATGTAG